TACTCTTCCAATAATTATTGTAATAAGTCATCAGATCGTTATAGGATACTACATTCATTCCATTGATGGAAGACGATGCGAGGTCAATCGATTCGAGTACCGTCTGACTTTGAGAGGAGGATTGCAGTGTAAGGCCCGGGATGGTCCCCTGCAATACCTGACCCAGGGTCATATGGCGGCGATTGGTCATGCTGATGGTATCGGTCCAGGGGATTTTTTTCTTAAAGAAATCCTGATTGCTCACCTGCACGGTACCAAGAGATACTGCTTCCTCTTTCATAACAATTTCCAGATTGGCTTCTCCATTGTATCTGATCTCTTCCTTTCCGTAACCTACAGAGGTAAACTGCAATTTGTCTCCTCTTCTTGCCGGAATTTCAAATCGTCCGTCACCATTGGTGATCGAATTCAATTTTTTATTTCCATTTTTTGGGATACTTGTTACCGTTACACCGATCAAAGGAATGCCCAGGGGATTTCTGACCCTTCCCTGTGCGAGCGTATCTTTCATCACTGTGATCCGGAGAAGGTCAGTCTGTGGTGATTCGGTAGACTTTTTTTCTACTATCTGGTGCAGGAAGATGATCTTTCCTTCAATTGAATACGTGAAAGGCTGGTCTTTGCAGATCAGGTCCAGTACTGCTTTCAGGGGAGCGCTCTTTACATTCAGGGAAACTTTTTTTCCCTTTTCCAGCAGGTCTGCATCGAAAAAGAAAGTGTAGCCTGTTTGCTTTTTGATTTCGGCAAAGATCTTTTTGAGCGGCAGATCATCGCCTTTCAAAGTAATCTCCTGTGCTGCACCTCTTGCGGATATCATCATCAGGAGTATGATCAATAAAGGGATCGGTTTCCCCTTCCTCCTACGGATATCTTTAAAATGACCAATAGCAGTGTAGTAAATCGTAAGCATGGTAAGTTTGGTTAGCTTGATCAATAGAAGTCAATTCCTGGCCGGCGAGCCAGGATAGGAACAGGTTGGGAGAAGGTATTATGGTTGTACAGTCAATTGTTTTCCTTCGATCTTGAAATGGACGCCATTCTTTTCGAGACCACGTAGTATCTGCGATAACATGGCATCCATCGGGATCTCTCCTTCGAAGTGTTTATTAAGTGGAACACCGGCAGCATACACAATGTCTAAGTCATACCATCGCGCCAGTTGTCGCATCACGGCTTTCAGATCAGCTTGTTTGAAAAAGAACAGATTGTTTTTCCAGGCCATCGCCTGTTCGATATCTGCATCGATCAGTTTGATATTGTTGTTATGATCGATTTGCGCCTGTTGGCCTGGCGTCAACAGTTGTTGGTTTTTATCTTTCAATACTTTTACCGATCCCTGCAACAGGGTTGTTTTGACAAGTTCTTCATCGGTATAGGCGTTAATGTTGAAATGCGTTCCAAGTACTTCCACTTTCATTCCATTAGCTGTTACATGGAAAGGCTTGCGGGCATTTTTTGCAACTTCAAAATAAACTTCACCTGTGACGGTAACGGCTCTTTCGTTACCGGAGAAAGCAGTGGGAAAAGTAACAGAGGAAGCAGCATTCAGCCATACCTGTGTGCCATCAGACAGGGTGAGCTGGTACTTACGGCCACGCGGTGTACTCATTGTGTTGAAGGATATTGCAGTATGGGTGAGGTTGTCTTTATTGTAGGTCACCTGCCCGTCTTTGTATTCAACTTTTGCACCGTTCTGTTTGGCGATGATTCCATTGCTGAGACTGTCCAAGACCATCTGGGTTCCATCTGCAAGTGTGAGGATGGCTCCGCTTTTTCCCGGTGCCACGTCTTGTTTCACTGTAGCTGGCATTGTAGCTGTATCAGGCTTCAATAATAAGAACCACACACCACAACCAAGCAACAGCAATACACAGGCAACAGCAATACCTCTGACCCGGCGAATACGACGCGTAACGGATGGCAATTGCATGATGATGGCTGATTCAGATGTATGACTTTTGATGATTTCCTGCCAGGCTTTTTCACGTAATTGCTCCAATAATTCCGGGTCTTTCAATCGAGTACGATCCCACTCGAAGGAAGTATACCATTGTTCCAGAAAATCGATTTCCCCGGCACTGGCCTGGCCCGCATTGTATTTTCTGATCAGTGATTCCAATTGGTTTCTTTCCATCATGGTTGTTATTGTGCTCTATCTACAAGAAGAAGAACAGATGAGCCAGGAGAAAGTACCAAAGGAGGAAAAAAAATTCTTAAATAAGGAAAATAAAACGAGCGAGATCATTCCTCCGGAGTTGTTCCCGGATACGTTCCATAGCCAGATAGAGCTGGTTTTTAATGGTCTGTGGCGATAACTCGAGCTGTGTAGCGATCTCCTGCATAGTAAGCTGTTGCTCTTTGGCGAGCCGGTAAATGGTTTTCATTTTTTCCGGCATCACCAGAACAGCAGCAGCCACACAGGCCTGTATCTCTTTGGCCCTGATGCCTGCAAGGATCAGGTCTTCCGAGCTTACAGGTTCCAGTGGTTGCTGAAGAATATGATGCAACCTCACAGATTGTTTCTCATAGTAGTTGAAGATCCTGTGCCGCAGGGCCACGTAGAGATAAGCGCCGATATTATCGGTTACATGGATATTGTCGAGATTATTCCAGAGAGCGATAAAAAGTTCCTGGATGATATCGGAGGAATCATCTTTGCTACGGGTTCTTTTGAATGCCATCTGGAAAAGATCGTCGTGGTATTTCTCGTAGATAAGTCGGAATGCCTGTTCATCGCCCTGTCGGGCGGCAGCAATAAGTATAGGGTCGGTATGTTCTGAATAAGATGGCAACAGGGATTGATTGAAATAAAAGCCTGTAGGGAAGGTTTATAGTGAAGGTGGACGAAACAAAAATGATGTTTTTTGGGGGATTGAGCAAATAAAGAACCTTTGATTGTTTTTTTTGAACTTCATTATGATTTTCAAATCCATTCATGCCGGCGTTTCCCGAACCACTACTTTGTTTATTATCCGTTAAGATATTCACTTAATTTGCTAATAAGTTCTGTATAAGAATGCGATCCGCTGAATGCAAAAAAGACACTCAAATGAGTGTCTCTTTGTGGATCGTGTCAGGCTCGAACTGACGACCCTCGCCTTGTCGAGGCGATACTCTAAACCAACTGAGCTAACGATCCTGATCAGGCATGCAATATACAACACGCAAACAAATTCCCTATGATCAAAGCGGAGTTTTGTTAACTTTAGTTGATACCATTCCATTCTTCACTACATCAAACCACCTGTATGGACCAGCAGATCATCAACCTATTTGATGAATACACGCACAAACCATTGAAGCGCGATGATTTCATCAAACGCCTTGTGCTGCTCACCGGCAGCCTGACCGCCGCCATGACCGCCCTTGCCCAACTGGAAGTCAAATACGATTCCGCAGCAACCGTTGCTGAAAACAATAAAGAGATCATCACTGAACGCATCAATTATCCTACTGACGATATCACCATGAAAGGTTACCTGGCAAGGCCTTCTGCCGCCGGCAAATACGGAGCTGTTGTGGTGATCCACGAGAACCGCGGTCTCAACCCGCACATCGAAGATGTGACCAGGCGTGTTGCCCAGGCTGGTTTCATTGCACTGGCGCCGGATGCGCTTTCAGAATCCGGAGGCACTCCATCAGATGCAGATCAGGCCCGTGATCTTATTGGAAAACTGGACATGCCGAAGACCGTCAATCATTATATAAAAGCATTCGATTACCTGAGATCGAGGTCAGACAGCAATGGTCATTTCGGATGTTTGGGGTTCTGCTGGGGCGGCGCCATGGCCAACCAGCTGGCAGTGCATGTTCCTTCACTGAATGCCGCTGTGGCCTTTTATGGCCGCCAGCCGGATGCAGCCGATGTACCAAAGATCAAAGCCGCCGTGCAACTGCATTATGCTGGAATGGACGAACGCGTGAATGCAGGCATCGCTGCTTATGAAGAAGCGCTCAAAAAAGCCGGGACTGTATACGAGCTTTACATGTACGATGGAGCCCAGCACGCTTTCCATAACGATACCGCCGGACCGCGATACAATGAAGCAGCCGCCAAACTTGCCTGGGAAAGGACTATCAGATTCTTCAATGAAAAACTGAAATAATGTAATAATGAAAAAGAACCGCTGCTGGTCAGTGGCTCTTTTTCATTTCAGCTTAATATTACAATCCCTCAATCTTTGATGGATCAATTGCAGTTGCAATATCCCTTGTCAACACATTGTTCAGAGCTCCTGCATTAGCCGTATTCTCAATCAATACCACCCTCACCTTGTTATGCCATGACTGCGTTGAGGGATAACCGTTCTGGTCTTTTTTCAATCTTACTTTACCAACACCTACTTCGGCCGTTACCCTGATATTCCTTTCAGTCTGATAAGGCACAATGCCCCAGCCCTGAAAATCGGAAGTATAAACATACACCAGGATCGTATTCTTCTCCAGCACTGCGGATGTCAACACATTGGGAGCATTTACATCCAGCCAGAGATAATGGCCGGCGCCTGCTCCGGAAGCAGTCCAGGTAGAAGTGGAAATATCTTTTTCGTAAATTTTCACATTTGCATTGCCGTTAGTTCCTGGTTGTCCTTCCGGGCCCGCAGGTCCTTCTTTCTTGGAACAGGCAGTCATTGAAATTGTAGCCATCAGTACGGGAAAAAGTAATCGTTTCATGTTTCAAAGATTTAATTGGTATGGAAAAAATATAGCGAATAGTCTTTCGAAAAGACGTACCGGTATTTGCAATAAGTACATGCAACAAGCTGCTCTGATGCTACTAACAACAGCCCGGATAATTCAAATGGAACACTATGGATCGCCAGAAGGTGGGGAGAAAAGGCAGGTCCAATAACAGTTATGGATTCCAGGAACAATGAAGCCATCACTAATTATGATGCAATGTAGGATTATTACCGGTTATCACATCACCCGCGAAGCAAAACTACCACAAAGTAGTAGGCGCTGAAATGCAGATCGCCCGCAGGATTGCGGGCGATCGATTCATGTAGTTATGATTTCGCGTTATTGCAGTTTTCGTCTTTCCACTTCTTTTTTGATCAGTCCCAGTTCACGCCCGGTCTGACCAGCCACAGAAGAATTCTCCTGCGCCCTGCGCATGAGATACGGCACCACATCTCCGATAGGTCCGAATGGCAGGTACTTGCTCACTGCAAATCCGGCCCTGGCCAGGTTGAAAGTGATATTGTCGCTCATGCCATACAGTTGGGAAAAATGTACATGCGGATGATTGTGCGGAATTTTCTTTTCATCCAGCAACTGCGTTGCGCGCAGGTTACTGTATTCGTTATGTGATGCAACGATCAGGGCTATCTGATCGATATGATTGAGACAGAATTCAACGCCGGCATTGTAATCGCGGTCGCTGCTGGCTTTGTCTGGTTGGATGGGAGAAGCATAGCTCATCTCTTCTGCACGGCGGCGTTCCTTTTCCATGTAAGCGCCGCGCACCAGTTTGGCGCCAAGAATGAACTCCTTCGTTTGTGCCTCAGCGAAACTATCCTTCAGGAACTGCAGCCTGTCGTGACGATACAACTGAATTGTATTATATACCACTACCCTGTTGCGATTATATTTTTCCATCATCTGCATGGTGAGAGCATCCACGGGATCCTGGATCCAGGTTTCTTCCGCATCCACCAGTACGCCGATCTTATGGTCGGCAGCAGCGCTGATGATCCTTTCCATTCGTTTCACCACACGGTCCCATTCCGCTTTCTCTGCATCGTTCAACACTTCCGTATGCACAGTTCCCTGGTATCCGCTTCGGTCAGTAGCTGCTGCATCCAGTTTCCCGAGCAGGGCAAAACGGGCGAAGCCTGTCACCTTGATACTCATGAAGGGCATCGTACGCTGAGTGGAAGCATATTTGATCACACGGATGAACTCGTCAGTGGCATGATCGAAATTATCTTCTCCTTCCTTTCCTTCCACACCATAATCGAGGATCACCTGCACATTGAATTCGCCAAGCTTATTGGCAACAAGTGCCGTTTGCTCCAGCGTTTCACCGCCAACGAACTGGCGGAAAATAGTATTGCGGATGATGCCTTTGATGGGAAGGCCCACTTTGATGGCCCAGGGCGTAAGACGGGTGCCGATTTTCACCAGGCTCCCGATGCCCATACTGGAAAACAGGAATTTCGCTTTCTTTAATTCTTTGTCGCTCTTGTAAGCAAATGCATACTCTGTGTTATCAAAAGATATTACCGGTGCGGGATTATCCATAAACTACTAACGAATGTTAGGCGCAAAAGTAAGGGAAAGAAACTGAACAAAATATGTGCACACTATCCATTCTCTGACAGGAAGTTAAACAGGACAATTTTTGTTACCTTTCAGCCCATTTCATACTATTATGCTCATCACCAACACCCAAATCTGGAAGTACAGTATCCCTATGCACCCCTTCACTATTGCTACGGGTACAATGCATTACGCGCAAAATATTTTTATCAGGGTCCATACGGACGAAGGCTTTTACGGCGTGGGCGAATGTTCGGCTTTCCCCATGATCGTGGGCGAAACGCAGGCCACCTGTTTTGAGATGGCAAAGGACTTTGCTGCTCTCTGGAAAAACAAGGATGCCTCCGACATCGAAGGGCGAATGGCGGAACTGCATTTGTTCACTGCTTTCAATGCCACAATCAAGAGTGCATTCGATATGGCCCTGTATGATCTTGCCGGCAAAAAGGCCAACAAATCCGTAACCGATCTGCTCGGCGGCGGCAGCAAAGTGCTGGAAACCGATCTCACCATCGGGATCGATACACCAGAAGCCATGGCAGCCAAAGCGGTGGACTATGTGCAGCGCGGTGTACGTATCATAAAAGTGAAACTCGGGAAAAATGCAAAAGACGATGTGGAAAGGATCCGCCGCATCCGCGAAGCAGTTGGACCAGACACTGGTCTCCGCATCGATGCCAACCAGGGATGGTCCTGCGACGATGCCCTCTACGCACTCACAGAGCTCGGCAAATACGATATCCAGTTCTGCGAGCAACCTATGCGCACCTG
This portion of the Pseudobacter ginsenosidimutans genome encodes:
- a CDS encoding dienelactone hydrolase family protein; protein product: MDQQIINLFDEYTHKPLKRDDFIKRLVLLTGSLTAAMTALAQLEVKYDSAATVAENNKEIITERINYPTDDITMKGYLARPSAAGKYGAVVVIHENRGLNPHIEDVTRRVAQAGFIALAPDALSESGGTPSDADQARDLIGKLDMPKTVNHYIKAFDYLRSRSDSNGHFGCLGFCWGGAMANQLAVHVPSLNAAVAFYGRQPDAADVPKIKAAVQLHYAGMDERVNAGIAAYEEALKKAGTVYELYMYDGAQHAFHNDTAGPRYNEAAAKLAWERTIRFFNEKLK
- a CDS encoding FecR family protein, with amino-acid sequence MMERNQLESLIRKYNAGQASAGEIDFLEQWYTSFEWDRTRLKDPELLEQLREKAWQEIIKSHTSESAIIMQLPSVTRRIRRVRGIAVACVLLLLGCGVWFLLLKPDTATMPATVKQDVAPGKSGAILTLADGTQMVLDSLSNGIIAKQNGAKVEYKDGQVTYNKDNLTHTAISFNTMSTPRGRKYQLTLSDGTQVWLNAASSVTFPTAFSGNERAVTVTGEVYFEVAKNARKPFHVTANGMKVEVLGTHFNINAYTDEELVKTTLLQGSVKVLKDKNQQLLTPGQQAQIDHNNNIKLIDADIEQAMAWKNNLFFFKQADLKAVMRQLARWYDLDIVYAAGVPLNKHFEGEIPMDAMLSQILRGLEKNGVHFKIEGKQLTVQP
- a CDS encoding RNA polymerase sigma factor, with translation MPSYSEHTDPILIAAARQGDEQAFRLIYEKYHDDLFQMAFKRTRSKDDSSDIIQELFIALWNNLDNIHVTDNIGAYLYVALRHRIFNYYEKQSVRLHHILQQPLEPVSSEDLILAGIRAKEIQACVAAAVLVMPEKMKTIYRLAKEQQLTMQEIATQLELSPQTIKNQLYLAMERIREQLRRNDLARFIFLI
- a CDS encoding mandelate racemase/muconate lactonizing enzyme family protein, whose amino-acid sequence is MLITNTQIWKYSIPMHPFTIATGTMHYAQNIFIRVHTDEGFYGVGECSAFPMIVGETQATCFEMAKDFAALWKNKDASDIEGRMAELHLFTAFNATIKSAFDMALYDLAGKKANKSVTDLLGGGSKVLETDLTIGIDTPEAMAAKAVDYVQRGVRIIKVKLGKNAKDDVERIRRIREAVGPDTGLRIDANQGWSCDDALYALTELGKYDIQFCEQPMRTWNDHLLPELRKASPVKIMADESVFNHHDALRLTKAEACDYVNIKFAKSGGILEALKINKVCEEAGIPCMMGGMLESRVALSAFAHFAKSQKNVIFYDMDTCLIGHQEDPVKGGIKYNGFFVETPDTPGLGVDADDEFLKKLTNVII
- a CDS encoding proline dehydrogenase family protein, translating into MDNPAPVISFDNTEYAFAYKSDKELKKAKFLFSSMGIGSLVKIGTRLTPWAIKVGLPIKGIIRNTIFRQFVGGETLEQTALVANKLGEFNVQVILDYGVEGKEGEDNFDHATDEFIRVIKYASTQRTMPFMSIKVTGFARFALLGKLDAAATDRSGYQGTVHTEVLNDAEKAEWDRVVKRMERIISAAADHKIGVLVDAEETWIQDPVDALTMQMMEKYNRNRVVVYNTIQLYRHDRLQFLKDSFAEAQTKEFILGAKLVRGAYMEKERRRAEEMSYASPIQPDKASSDRDYNAGVEFCLNHIDQIALIVASHNEYSNLRATQLLDEKKIPHNHPHVHFSQLYGMSDNITFNLARAGFAVSKYLPFGPIGDVVPYLMRRAQENSSVAGQTGRELGLIKKEVERRKLQ